From Leishmania braziliensis MHOM/BR/75/M2904 complete genome, chromosome 22, a single genomic window includes:
- the PAR45 gene encoding putative peptidyl-prolyl cis-trans isomerase: MSSFQAHVAKLARAAETVSTGAEQGPPAVAIPLSEAAHSLPPHIIAATDPVKLNKQAPIFRCPAWAGLPSQPFHLYCLRGKVPYPALGLQRFPYYLFGKNSVCDYVLEHPSISSMHAALIFNKEHACFVLLDLGSTNGVRLEGKRVEPRKPIPIAVGSVMQFGYSTRTYELRVGAPPPLKRLREDGDEGSGTLRHASSSALTGSAHCGVDETSLSAAVVGTSICPTTALSTAVTSATGTTAAVSPAPERQVAGEPATPAATVEAGASKDHSALPVAIGQTIEPAAMTLAQATVSAAGASLAEDVAASASTEYAPIHLFQLVIKHKDVENPVSRGHNKGEIITRSRADALDMARYILAEHQQRVPVSPALGFSPWTADEFVATVGEYCEVSAKKKRGDLGMVEKGAFADEIDKAAFRLRCGEVSAPVETQLGVHLLYRCD, translated from the coding sequence ATGAGCAGCTTCCAAGCACACGTAGCGAAGCTGGCGCGGGCGGCGGAGACTGTCTCTACCGGTGCCGAGCAGGGCCCCCCTGCTGTGGCGATCCCGCTGAGCGAGGCCGCccactcgctgccgccacacaTAATCGCCGCGACCGACCCAGTCAAGCTGAACAAGCAAGCCCCGATTTTTCGCTGTCCTGCATGGGCCGGTCTTCCGTCGCAGCCTTTCCACCTCTACTGTTTGCGGGGAAAAGTGCCGTATCCCGCTCTGGGGCTGCAACGATTTCCCTACTATCTGTTTGGCAAGAACTCAGTGTGTGACTACGTGCTGGAGCACCCCTCTATCAGCTCCATGCACGCCGCGCTCATCTTCAACAAGGAGCACGCCTGCTTTGTGCTGCTCGACCTGGGCTCCACCAACGGGGTGCGACTGGAGGGGAAACGTGTGGAGCCGCGCAAGCCGATCCCCATCGCGGTCGGGTCGGTGATGCAGTTTGGCTACAGCACGCGCACCTACGAGCTCCGCGTGggggcaccaccgccgctaaAGCGTCTTCGCGAAGACGGTGACGAAGGCTCTGGAACGCTACGGCACGCGTCGAGCTCGGCATTGACGGGGAGTGCACACTGTGGAGTAGACGAAACGTCGCTttccgctgctgtcgtcggGACTTCCATCTGTCCGACGACAGCGCTAAGTACCGCCGTCACTTCGGCCACTGGTACCACTGCAGCTGTCTCGCCGGCACCCGAAAGGCAGGTGGCGGGGGAGCCAGCAACACCCGCTGCAACGGTAGAGGCGGGCGCTTCCAAGGACCATAGTGCTCTCCCTGTTGCTATTGGACAGACAATCGAGCCTGCAGCGATGACCCTAGCGCAGGCAACTGTgagcgccgccggtgcctcACTGGCAGAAGATGTGGCAGCCTCTGCATCGACGGAGTACGCCCCCATTCACCTCTTCCAGCTCGTTATCAAGCATAAGGACGTCGAAAACCCCGTCTCGCGCGGGCACAACAAAGGCGAGATCATCACCCGCTCTCGTGCCGACGCACTCGACATGGCGCGTTACATTCTGGCCGAGCATCAGCAACGAGTGCCAGTCTCCCCGGCGCTTGGCTTTTCGCCGTGGACTGCCGATGAGTTTGTCGCCACTGTTGGCGAGTACTGCGAAGTGtcagcaaagaagaagcgtGGCGATCTCGGAATGGTTGAAAAGGGCGCCTTCGCGGATGAGATCGACAAGGCGGCGTTCAGGCTGCGCTGCGGGGAGGTGAGCGCACCAGTGGAAACGCAGCTGGGTGTGCACCTCTTGTATCGCTGCGACTGA
- a CDS encoding putative proteasome regulatory ATPase subunit 1, protein MSNGKGACQTKNTVRVKDDDKEEKEIIPLDKDDIALLNLYGSGPYHASIKELEEFVKSHVEELNKMGGMKESELGLAPAVQWDLNSDQKVLERENPLHVGRCERILNKGQDDARYVISIRDHAKYVVTIGERVAPEDIEESMRVGVIMGYSKIQIEIPLPPRIDRSVSMMQVEDKPDVTYADVGGVKEQIERIREVVELPITHPEKYTQLGIDPPKGVLLYGPPGTGKTLLAKAVANRTDATFIRVIGSELVQRYIGEGARMIREIFQLARTKKACIIFFDEVDAVGGSRGSGDGDDEIQRTMLEMVNQMDGFDSRGNIKVIMATNRPDTLDPALTRPGRMDRKLEIGLPDLEGRTNILRIHSRSLSCEKDVRFELIARLCPNTTGADLRSVCTEAGMFAIRARRKTINEKDFLDSVNKVVKGQHKFSATAKYMVYN, encoded by the coding sequence ATGTCAAATGGAAAGGGTGCGTGTCAGACCAAGAACACGGTCCGCGTGAAGGATGACGacaaggaggaaaaggagatcATCCCACTGGACAAGGATGACATTGCGCTGCTCAATCTCTACGGTTCTGGTCCCTACCACGCGAGCATCAAGGAGCTCGAGGAGTTTGTGAAGTcgcacgtggaggagctgaacaAGATGGGCGGCATGAAGGAGAGTGAATTGGGTCTCGCGCCAGCTGTGCAGTGGGATCTGAACAGCGACCAGAAGGTCCTGGAGCGCGAAAACCCGCTGCACGTCGGCCGCTGCGAGCGCATCCTCAACAAGGGCCAAGACGACGCGCGGTATGTAATTAGTATCCGCGACCACGCCAAGTACGTCGTCACCATCGGCGAGCGTGTTGCACCAGAAGACATCGAGGAGTCCATGCGTGTTGGCGTGATCATGGGCTACAGTAAGATCCAGATCGAGAtcccactgccgccgcgcattGACCGATCCGTGTCAATGATGCAGGTGGAGGACAAGCCCGATGTGACCTACGCCGACGTCGGCGGTGTTAAAGAGCAGATTGAGCGCATTcgcgaggtggtggagctgccCATCACGCACCCGGAGAAGTACACGCAGCTGGGCATTGATCCCCCGAAGGGAGTGCTGCTCTATGGTCCTCCGGGCACCGgcaagacgctgctggccaAGGCCGTGGCGAACCGCACGGATGCCACGTTCATTCGTGTAATTGGCTCCGAGCTCGTGCAACGATACATCGGCGAAGGCGCTCGCATGATTCGTGAGATCTTTCAGCTGGCGCGTACGAAGAAGGCGTGCATCATCTTTTTTGACGAGGTCGATGCCgtcggcggcagccgcggcagtggtgacGGCGATGACGAGATCCAGCGCACCATGCTGGAGATGGTGAATCAGATGGACGGCTTCGACTCGCGCGGCAACATCAAGGTAATCATGGCGACGAACCGGCCTGACACGCTAGACCCCGCCTTGACTCGACCAGGGCGCATGGATCGCAAGCTCGAGATTGGCCTGCCTGACTTGGAAGGTCGCACGAACATCCTCCGTATCCAttcgcgctctctctcctgcgaAAAGGATGTGCGGTTTGAGTTGATTGCCCGACTGTGCCCAAACACCACGGGCGCTGATCTGCGCTCAGTTTGCACGGAGGCTGGCATGTTTGCCATCCGCGCCCGCCGCAAGACGATCAACGAGAAGGACTTCTTAGACTCGGTGAACAAGGTGGTAAAGGGCCAGCACAAGTTCAGTGCCACTGCCAAGTATATGGTGTACAACTGA
- a CDS encoding putative kinesin, giving the protein MTSSTQRANTVEVAVRVRPIRRDLHESKTAWRVDATTLAEIAQPDNTFTFDRVYDADATTTEVYERHVRSNIVARVAQGYNGTVFAYGQTGSGKSYTMFGDTAARSPGLIRLAVHDLFKTLAAEQQQKPYMHTEVFVSVLEIYNELLRDLLRAGDAGGSRVNNAPPAAHARGRASASSSTATMPLSASSPILSIRENEYGMFVHNALRTQVSSEQECTTVIYTHAASRVSAATAMNEHSSRSHCVIRILVERSYYIEDALSEVDEEEDEDDSLSMQEEEEEDDDGRASSTQTGRSGTSNTGSKEARRVGTTTGQKTAKHKKKVISTLNMVDLAGSERVAKSGATGLRMIEGGHINKSLTTLATVIDRLASEASHLHAGGAMPFIPYRDSRLTHLLKSAIGGNSFTVVLCCITPAIESSAESRSTLQFASRAKRIKNRVRVNEVANARTRVRELEVALRRAKKLLIAQTLYLWSKQLKIRNYETQLSDAGQTGAVLREFTPATSGPTLLMNQQQQQSMIIAQLTSQNDALQEEIRELKARLELVHESGDRGGGGETSANTGAGALAELASLRQSLQSTQQLLKEREANLKATQASLDELDDLCRELEGENKSQEDKIKTLAQRNSEAEELMSAVEEEHGALQQEVTLLRSQLHQSQARLLEKHHGEDYVAELNKLHVEHQSLQYSYNQLKEKADREKAGLMQRLSRLTEHKHALEDELDEANDRGGIINSYLWRLLSAAAQATQGKPLQIKYPETTVRDSQVTEAVRSLTSLAMTLNCKHDDSTTAGESMHQLHRRIHVLEGQLLAKDAQRDVIIDAKLKRIQSLVLRLYRVNIALVEEMQQCFHDNELLFEIAMKTSKTQKKVERAGLTARSLEAALNRARFAQPPHKPLYHN; this is encoded by the coding sequence ATGACCTCTTCTACTCAGAGGGCGAACACCGTTGAAGTGGCCGTCCGTGTCCGCCCCATCCGCCGTGATCTTCACGAGTCGAAGACTGCCTGGCGTGTCGATGCGACAACCCTCGCTGAGATTGCCCAGCCAGATAACACCTTCACTTTTGATCGCGTCTACGATGCCGACGCGACGACGACAGAGGTGTACGAGCGCCATGTGCGCAGCAACATCGTAGCGCGGGTGGCGCAGGGGTATAACGGCACTGTGTTTGCCTACGGCCAGACTGGGAGCGGCAAGTCCTACACCATGTTCGGTGACACTGCGGCCCGCTCGCCTGGGCTGATCCGCCTTGCTGTTCATGACCTCTTCAAGACTCTCGCTgcggaacagcagcagaagccATACATGCACACAGAGGTGTTTGTATCTGTGCTGGAGATCTATAACGAGCTTCTGCGAGACCTTCTTCGAGCCGGTGACGCCGGTGGCAGCCGTGTCAACAATGCACCACCTGCCGCTCATGCTCGAGGACgtgcgtctgcgtcgtcGTCAACGGCGACGATGCCTCTCTCAGCATCGTCGCCGATACTCAGCATTCGTGAAAATGAGTACGGCATGTTCGTGCACAATGCCCTGCGCACGCAGGTCTCGTCAGAACAGGAATGTACCACCGTCATCTACACCCATGCGGCATCCCGggtgtcggcggcgacggcgatgaaCGAGCActccagccgctcccattgtGTGATACGCATCTTGGTGGAGCGCTCGTATTACATCGAGGATGCGCTCTCCGAGGtagacgaggaggaagacgaagaTGACAGCCTCTCTatgcaagaggaggaggaggaggacgatgacgGACGCGCCTCTTCCACGCAGACGGGTAGAAGCGGCACGAGCAACACGGGAAGTAAAGAGGCACGGCGCGTTGGAACAACGACAGGGCAGAAGACTGCGAAGCACAAGAAGAAGGTCATCTCGACGCTGAACATGGTCGACCTGGCGGGATCGGAACGAGTGGCGAAGTCAGGCGCGACGGGGCTGCGTATGATCGAAGGTGGCCACATCAACAAGTCCCTCACCACCCTAGCCACTGTCATAGATCGGCTGGCAAGCGAAGCGAGTCATCTGCACGCCGGCGGTGCCATGCCCTTCATCCCCTACCGGGACTCGCGGCTGACTCATCTACTGAAGAGCGCCATCGGAGGCAACTCGTTCACGGTCGTGCTGTGCTGTATCACCCCCGCTATCGAGAGCTCCGCCGAGTCGCGCAGTACCCTGCAGTTTGCCTCTCGCGCCAAGCGCATAAAGAATAGGGTGCGTGTAAACGAGGTGGCTAACGCGCGGACGCGCGTGCGGGAGCTTGAGGTGGCGCTGAGGCGTGCAAAAAAGCTCCTCATCGCCCAGACGCTTTACTTGTGGAGTAAGCAGCTAAAGATACGCAACTACGAGACGCAGCTGTCTGATGCCGGGCAAACCGGTGCGGTGCTGAGGGAGTTCACGCCGGCTACCTCTGGCCCGACTCTATTGATgaaccagcagcagcagcaatccATGATCATAGCACAACTGACTTCACAGAACGACGCACTGCAGGAAGAGATCCGTGAGCTCAAGGCCCGGTTAGAGCTTGTGCACGAGAGTGGCGaccgtggtggtggcggcgagaCGTCAGCAAACACTGGCGCAGGCGCCCTTGCCGAGCTTGCATCTTTGCGGCAGTCACTGCAGTCCACTCAGCAACTCCTGAAAGAGCGTGAGGCGAATCTGAAGGCGACGCAGGCATCTCTCGACGAGCTGGATGATCTTTGTCGGGAGCTggaaggggaaaacaagTCCCAAGAGGACAAGATCAAGACGCTTGCTCAGCGTAACAGCGAAGCCGAGGAGCTCATGAGCGctgtggaggaagagcacggcgcgctgcagcaggaggtgaCGCTACTACGCTCGCAGCTTCATCAAAGTCAggcgcggctgctggagAAACACCACGGCGAGGACTACGTCGCCGAGCTCAACAAGTTGCACGTCGAGCATCAAAGCCTGCAGTATTCCTACAATCAGCTCAAGGAAAAGGCGGACCGCGAGAAAGCGGGGCTTATGCAGCGCTTGAGCCGTTTAACCGAGCACAAACATGCTCTGGAAGATGAGCTCGACGAGGCCAACGACCGCGGAGGCATCATAAACTCATACCTCTGGCGTCTACtgagcgccgcagcgcaggcaACGCAGGGGAAACCGCTGCAGATCAAATATCCAGAGACCACCGTGCGCGACTCTCAGGTGACCGAGGCAGTGCGGTCTCTCACCAGCTTGGCGATGACGCTGAACTGCAAGCACGATGACAGCACCACAGCTGGCGAGAGCATGCATCAGCTTCACAGACGCATACACGTGCTCGAGGGGCAGCTCCTCGCAAAGGACGCACAGAGGGACGTGATTATCGACGCAAAGTTAAAGCGCATTCAGAGTCTGGTGCTACGCCTGTACAGGGTCAATATTGCCCTGGTagaggagatgcagcagtgcttcCACGACAACGAGCTTCTCTTCGAGATCGCCATGAAGACGTCCAAGACTCAGAAGAAGGTGGAAAGGGCGGGGCTGACAGCGCGGtcgctggaggctgcactCAACCGGGCCCGTTTTGCACAGCCTCCGCATAAGCCCCTTTACCACAACTGA